In one Candidatus Eisenbacteria bacterium genomic region, the following are encoded:
- a CDS encoding excinuclease ABC subunit UvrA, with amino-acid sequence MERIEIRGAREHNLRNLNISIPRDRLTVITGVSGSGKSSLAFDTLYAEGQRRYVESLSAYARQFLGQMEKPDVDQIEGLSPAISIEQRSAGHNPRSTVATTTEIYDYLRVLFARIGVQHCHRCGRPIARQSIDQMLDRIVGEMGGRRIQILAPIVRGRKGEYRKEIDALRRQGFLRARIDGAARELEEEIVLAKGVRHTIEVIVDRITVEE; translated from the coding sequence ATGGAGCGAATCGAGATCCGAGGAGCGCGCGAGCACAACCTCCGCAACCTCAACATCAGCATCCCCCGCGACAGGCTCACCGTGATCACCGGGGTCAGCGGGTCGGGGAAGTCGAGCCTCGCTTTCGACACCCTCTACGCCGAGGGGCAGAGGCGCTACGTGGAGTCGCTCTCGGCTTACGCCCGCCAGTTCCTCGGCCAGATGGAGAAGCCCGACGTGGACCAGATCGAGGGGCTATCGCCGGCCATCTCGATCGAGCAGCGCTCCGCCGGTCACAATCCCAGATCGACCGTCGCGACGACGACCGAGATCTACGACTACCTCCGGGTCCTCTTCGCGCGGATCGGCGTGCAGCATTGCCATCGCTGCGGGCGGCCGATCGCCAGGCAATCGATCGATCAGATGCTGGATCGCATCGTGGGGGAGATGGGCGGACGGAGGATCCAGATCCTGGCGCCGATCGTCCGCGGGCGGAAAGGGGAGTACAGGAAGGAGATCGACGCCCTCCGCCGCCAGGGTTTCCTGCGGGCGCGGATCGATGGCGCGGCGCGCGAGCTGGAGGAGGAGATCGTCCTCGCCAAGGGCGTGCGGCACACAATCGAGGTGATCGTCGATCGGATCACCGTGGAGGAG